In Acidimicrobiales bacterium, a single window of DNA contains:
- the coaBC gene encoding bifunctional phosphopantothenoylcysteine decarboxylase/phosphopantothenate--cysteine ligase CoaBC, producing MGATDDDLACFRGRFVVLGVTGGIAAYKAVELCRRLVDAGAHVAPVLTKAATRFIGTATFDALASEPASTALLGGAEPIPHTRLGQSADLVLVAPATARLIGAYAAGISSDLLGATLLATTAPVVVAPAMHTEMWRHPAVQENLATLRRRGVSVVEPEQGRLAGGDVGEGRLAPPEVILASAAAALGGGPFHGLKVVVSAGGTREAIDPVRYLSNRSSGKQGYALAEAARRGGAAVVLVTTVERAAPPGVEVVAVESAEELRAAMLAAAADADIVVMAAAVADFRPKAPAETKLKRADGLPELVLEPTPDVLSELVERRPVGQVVVGFAAETDDPLGNGARKLAAKGVDLLVVNDVSRRDAGFAADDNEVTILSAEGARAVPLAPKLAVAEAVLAAALERRTRLAGRG from the coding sequence GTGGGCGCGACCGACGACGACCTCGCCTGTTTCCGGGGGCGCTTCGTCGTCCTCGGCGTCACCGGCGGCATCGCCGCCTACAAGGCAGTCGAGCTCTGCCGCCGCCTCGTCGATGCTGGCGCGCACGTCGCCCCGGTGCTCACTAAGGCCGCGACGCGCTTCATCGGTACGGCGACCTTCGACGCCCTCGCCTCCGAGCCGGCGAGCACCGCGCTCCTCGGCGGTGCGGAGCCGATCCCGCACACCCGCCTCGGCCAGTCGGCCGACCTCGTCCTCGTCGCGCCGGCGACGGCCCGCCTGATCGGCGCCTACGCGGCGGGGATCTCCTCGGACCTGCTCGGCGCGACGCTGCTCGCGACGACGGCCCCGGTCGTCGTCGCGCCGGCGATGCACACCGAGATGTGGCGCCACCCTGCCGTCCAGGAGAACCTCGCGACGCTGCGCCGGCGGGGGGTGTCGGTGGTCGAGCCGGAGCAGGGCCGCCTCGCCGGCGGTGACGTCGGCGAGGGACGCCTCGCGCCGCCCGAGGTCATCCTCGCCTCCGCCGCGGCGGCGCTCGGCGGCGGCCCGTTCCACGGCCTGAAGGTCGTCGTCAGCGCCGGCGGGACCCGCGAGGCGATCGACCCCGTGCGCTACCTCTCCAACCGCTCCTCGGGCAAGCAGGGCTACGCCCTCGCCGAGGCGGCGCGCCGCGGGGGCGCGGCCGTCGTGCTCGTCACCACCGTCGAGCGGGCCGCCCCGCCCGGGGTGGAGGTCGTCGCCGTCGAGAGCGCGGAGGAGCTGCGCGCCGCGATGCTCGCCGCCGCGGCCGACGCGGACATCGTCGTGATGGCGGCCGCCGTCGCCGACTTCCGCCCGAAGGCGCCGGCGGAGACGAAGCTGAAGCGCGCCGACGGCCTCCCCGAGCTCGTCCTCGAGCCGACTCCCGACGTCCTCTCCGAGCTCGTCGAGCGGCGGCCCGTCGGCCAGGTCGTCGTCGGCTTCGCCGCGGAGACCGACGACCCGCTCGGCAACGGCGCCCGCAAGCTCGCCGCGAAGGGCGTCGACCTGCTGGTGGTGAACGACGTCTCGCGTCGCGACGCCGGCTTCGCGGCCGACGACAACGAGGTCACGATCCTCTCCGCGGAGGGCGCCCGCGCCGTCCCCCTCGCGCCCAAGCTCGCGGTCGCCGAGGCGGTGCTTGCCGCCGCGCTCGAGCGCCGCACCCGCCTCGCCGGGCGGGGATGA
- the rpoZ gene encoding DNA-directed RNA polymerase subunit omega, with the protein MAEPRSTMIDPPIEDLLDKVDSKFTLVTLSSKRARQINSYFNQLGEGLGAIVPPQVTSVARKPLSIAFEEIAASKVRAGDPVPEAEELSEEDAAALAALAEDAGETE; encoded by the coding sequence ATGGCCGAGCCCCGCAGCACGATGATCGACCCGCCGATCGAGGACCTCCTCGACAAGGTCGACTCGAAGTTCACCCTCGTCACCCTGTCCTCCAAGCGCGCCCGGCAGATCAACTCCTACTTCAACCAGCTCGGCGAGGGCCTCGGCGCGATCGTCCCGCCGCAGGTCACCTCGGTCGCCCGCAAGCCGCTCTCGATCGCCTTCGAGGAGATCGCGGCGAGCAAGGTGCGCGCCGGCGACCCGGTCCCCGAGGCCGAGGAGCTCTCCGAAGAGGACGCCGCCGCGCTCGCCGCCCTCGCAGAGGACGCGGGCGAGACCGAGTAG
- a CDS encoding guanylate kinase — MNLVVCGPGGVGKGTVIRQLIERDPRLWLSRSWTTRAPRPGESPDAYTYVDKAAFRARVAAGGFLEWATVLDEYYGTPLPDPPPGRDVVLEIEVQGAKQVLERCEQVVCILLVAPSRAEQEARLRERGDDEAHVQKRLVLGDEEIAAASPIADAVVVNDDLGRAVAEIEAIIAASRRCFAP; from the coding sequence CTGAACCTTGTCGTCTGCGGCCCCGGTGGGGTCGGCAAGGGCACGGTCATCAGGCAACTCATCGAGCGTGACCCGCGCTTGTGGTTGTCGCGCTCCTGGACGACCCGGGCACCCCGCCCGGGGGAGAGTCCGGACGCCTACACCTATGTCGACAAGGCGGCCTTCCGGGCACGCGTCGCGGCCGGCGGCTTCCTCGAGTGGGCGACGGTCCTTGACGAGTACTACGGGACCCCCCTCCCCGATCCCCCTCCCGGGCGCGACGTCGTCCTCGAGATCGAGGTGCAGGGGGCCAAGCAGGTCCTCGAGCGCTGCGAACAGGTCGTCTGCATCCTGCTCGTCGCCCCCTCGCGGGCCGAGCAGGAGGCGCGGCTGCGCGAGCGCGGCGACGACGAGGCGCACGTGCAAAAGCGTCTCGTGCTCGGTGACGAGGAGATCGCCGCCGCCTCGCCGATCGCCGACGCGGTCGTGGTGAACGACGACCTCGGGCGGGCCGTCGCCGAGATCGAGGCTATAATTGCTGCTTCACGCAGGTGCTTCGCGCCCTGA
- the mihF gene encoding integration host factor, actinobacterial type: MPQPPTLTPEQRTAALAKAAQARKARAELKDHLKTGRTTLKDLLGKADKDEIVGKMKVLAVLESLPGTGKVKARRLMEQVGISETRRLQGLGAKQRDSLLEAIERP; this comes from the coding sequence ATGCCTCAACCTCCTACCCTCACACCGGAGCAGCGGACCGCCGCGCTGGCGAAGGCTGCTCAGGCGAGAAAAGCGCGCGCCGAGCTGAAGGATCACCTGAAGACGGGGCGCACCACGCTGAAGGATCTCCTCGGCAAAGCCGACAAGGACGAGATCGTCGGGAAGATGAAGGTCCTGGCGGTGCTCGAGTCGCTCCCCGGTACGGGCAAAGTGAAGGCCCGTCGCCTCATGGAGCAGGTCGGCATCTCGGAGACCCGCCGCCTGCAGGGACTCGGCGCGAAGCAGCGCGACTCCCTGCTCGAGGCCATCGAGCGGCCCTGA
- a CDS encoding ABC transporter ATP-binding protein, with amino-acid sequence MTAADTRRPILEVEGLRTEFHLRHQTVGAVDGASFSVAPGECVGLVGESGCGKSTTGLSIMKLLPTVGHVTAGSVRLDGRELLPLSEKEMQDVRGNDLAMIFQDPMTSLNPTWTIGRQIAEPVRLHRKVSKAEAMERALEVLRLVGMPHPEERLARYPHELSGGLRQRVMIAIALACEPKLLIADEPTTALDVTIQAQILDLIDDLREQLHMAVVLITHDMGAIAARASRVMVMYAGKIVEKSATRELFSAMRHPYSEALLDSIPRLDQDRTRPLYSIPGLPPDLSNPPKGCRFADRCRYVTEQCRAEEPPLTSPGGLGVSIDHAFACFHPVGHSERTRAAEGNVATPLDTRSSEQRAELFAGKPPLLEVDGLVKEYRVSAGAIIQRAVGTVKAVSQVSFQVREGETFGLVGESGCGKTTIGRLVVALERPTAGAIHFQGEDLAHLRGGAMRDKRRDLQLMFQDPYASLDPRMRVGTILREPLAVQGIGDHASRDARVAELLTEVGLSRRAIELYPHEFSGGQRQRIGLARALALQPKLIVADEPVSALDVSIQAQILNLMRSLQDRHGLTYIVISHDLAVVKYVADTIGVMYLGKLVELAPAEELYARPAHPYTKGLIDAIPVPSPELAEVKRGQTIRGELPSAIDPPSGCRFRTRCPFAQALCAEEEPPLRPFGVGHVAACHFPLETPLTEEAALLAPQRV; translated from the coding sequence TTGACAGCGGCCGACACACGACGCCCCATCCTCGAGGTGGAAGGGCTCCGCACCGAGTTCCACCTCCGCCACCAGACCGTCGGCGCGGTCGACGGCGCGAGCTTCAGCGTCGCCCCCGGCGAGTGCGTCGGCCTGGTCGGCGAGTCGGGCTGCGGCAAGTCGACGACGGGCCTGTCGATCATGAAGCTCCTCCCAACCGTCGGCCACGTCACCGCCGGCTCGGTGCGCCTCGACGGCCGGGAGCTCCTCCCCCTCTCGGAGAAGGAGATGCAGGACGTCCGCGGCAACGACCTGGCGATGATCTTCCAGGACCCGATGACCTCGCTGAACCCGACCTGGACGATCGGGCGGCAGATCGCCGAGCCCGTGCGGCTGCACCGCAAGGTCTCCAAGGCCGAGGCGATGGAGCGCGCCCTCGAGGTCCTGCGCCTCGTCGGCATGCCCCACCCCGAGGAGCGCCTCGCCCGCTACCCGCACGAGCTCTCCGGCGGGCTGCGCCAGCGGGTGATGATCGCCATCGCGCTCGCCTGCGAACCGAAGCTGCTGATCGCCGACGAGCCGACGACCGCCCTCGACGTCACGATCCAGGCGCAGATCCTCGACCTCATCGACGACCTGCGCGAGCAGCTGCACATGGCGGTCGTGCTGATCACCCACGACATGGGGGCGATCGCGGCGCGCGCCAGCCGGGTGATGGTGATGTACGCCGGCAAGATCGTCGAGAAGAGCGCGACCCGCGAGCTCTTCTCCGCGATGCGCCACCCCTACTCCGAGGCGCTCCTCGACTCGATCCCCCGCCTCGACCAGGACCGCACCCGTCCGCTGTACTCGATCCCCGGCCTGCCGCCGGACCTCTCCAACCCGCCGAAGGGCTGCCGCTTCGCCGACCGCTGCCGCTACGTCACCGAGCAGTGCCGCGCCGAGGAGCCGCCCCTCACCAGCCCCGGCGGCCTCGGGGTCTCCATCGACCACGCCTTCGCCTGCTTCCACCCCGTCGGCCATTCGGAGCGCACCCGCGCCGCCGAGGGCAACGTCGCCACCCCGCTCGACACCCGCTCCTCCGAGCAGCGCGCCGAGCTCTTCGCCGGCAAGCCCCCGCTCCTCGAGGTGGACGGCCTCGTGAAGGAGTACCGGGTGAGCGCGGGGGCGATCATCCAGCGCGCCGTCGGCACGGTGAAGGCCGTCTCGCAGGTGAGCTTCCAGGTCCGCGAGGGGGAGACCTTCGGCCTTGTCGGCGAGTCGGGCTGCGGCAAGACGACGATCGGCCGCCTCGTGGTCGCGCTCGAGCGCCCGACGGCGGGCGCGATCCACTTCCAGGGCGAGGACCTCGCCCACCTGCGCGGCGGCGCGATGCGCGACAAGCGCAGGGACCTGCAGCTCATGTTCCAGGACCCCTACGCCTCGCTCGACCCGCGGATGCGCGTCGGCACGATCCTGCGCGAGCCCCTCGCGGTGCAGGGGATCGGCGACCACGCGAGCCGCGACGCCCGCGTCGCCGAGCTGCTCACCGAGGTCGGCCTCTCGCGGCGCGCGATCGAGCTCTATCCGCACGAGTTCTCCGGCGGCCAGCGCCAGCGGATCGGCCTCGCCCGCGCCCTCGCGCTGCAGCCGAAGCTGATCGTCGCCGACGAGCCGGTCTCCGCCCTCGATGTCTCGATCCAGGCGCAGATCCTCAACCTCATGCGCTCTTTGCAGGACCGCCACGGCCTCACCTACATCGTGATCTCGCACGACCTCGCGGTGGTGAAGTACGTCGCCGACACGATCGGCGTGATGTACCTCGGCAAGCTCGTCGAGCTCGCCCCCGCGGAGGAGCTCTACGCGCGGCCCGCCCACCCCTACACCAAGGGGCTGATCGACGCGATCCCGGTCCCCTCGCCCGAGCTCGCCGAGGTGAAGCGCGGCCAGACGATCCGCGGCGAGCTGCCCTCCGCGATCGACCCCCCCTCGGGCTGCCGCTTCCGAACACGCTGCCCCTTCGCGCAGGCGCTCTGCGCCGAGGAGGAGCCGCCGCTGCGCCCCTTCGGGGTGGGGCACGTCGCGGCCTGCCACTTCCCCCTCGAGACGCCGCTCACCGAGGAGGCCGCCCTCCTCGCACCGCAGCGCGTCTGA
- a CDS encoding ABC transporter permease, with amino-acid sequence MSLPGGLGETPLAPVGEEGPDALPEGGEGRSSGGLTRQIARVFIENKLAVIGAVIIVSMVLFCFLGPVFYHTNQTNSQEILLNSTQNSPPSATNPLGTDSAGFDILGRIMFGGQTSLIVGFAAAAIAVVVGVLWGAISGYFGGWVDSLMMRIVDVLLSIPLIFLLIVLAVIFTPSVELLILVIGMTSWLQPARLVRGETLVLRTREYVQAVRVMGGNGRRIVLRHIIPNAIGTIVVNATFQVADAILLLGALGFLGLGVPAPQTDWGSMLSNAVSFATLGYWWEIYPTAIAFVLVVIAFNFVGDALRDALEVRLQRR; translated from the coding sequence ATGAGCCTTCCCGGCGGCCTCGGCGAGACGCCGCTCGCGCCCGTCGGCGAGGAAGGCCCCGACGCCCTCCCCGAGGGGGGCGAGGGGCGCTCGAGCGGCGGTCTCACCCGCCAGATCGCCCGCGTCTTCATCGAGAACAAGCTCGCCGTCATCGGCGCGGTGATCATCGTCTCGATGGTGCTCTTCTGCTTCCTCGGGCCGGTCTTCTACCACACCAACCAGACCAACTCCCAGGAAATCCTGCTGAACTCGACGCAGAACTCGCCACCGTCGGCGACCAACCCGCTCGGCACCGACTCGGCGGGCTTCGACATCCTCGGCCGCATCATGTTCGGCGGGCAGACCTCGCTCATCGTCGGCTTCGCGGCAGCCGCGATCGCGGTCGTCGTCGGCGTCCTTTGGGGCGCGATCTCCGGCTACTTCGGCGGCTGGGTCGACTCGCTGATGATGCGCATCGTCGACGTCCTGCTCTCGATCCCGCTGATCTTCCTCTTGATCGTGCTGGCGGTGATCTTCACGCCCTCGGTGGAGCTGCTCATCCTCGTGATCGGGATGACCTCCTGGCTGCAACCGGCGCGCCTCGTGCGCGGCGAGACCCTCGTGCTCCGCACCCGTGAGTACGTGCAGGCGGTGCGGGTGATGGGCGGCAACGGCCGGCGCATCGTGCTGCGCCACATCATCCCGAACGCGATCGGCACGATCGTCGTGAACGCCACCTTCCAGGTCGCCGACGCGATCCTCCTCCTCGGCGCGCTCGGCTTCCTCGGCCTCGGCGTCCCCGCGCCGCAGACCGACTGGGGCTCGATGCTCTCCAACGCGGTGAGCTTCGCGACCCTCGGCTACTGGTGGGAGATCTACCCGACGGCGATCGCCTTCGTCCTCGTGGTGATCGCCTTCAACTTCGTCGGCGACGCCCTCCGCGACGCCCTCGAGGTCCGCCTGCAGCGTCGCTGA
- a CDS encoding ABC transporter permease, with protein MRGERPVEKRSVTLAYIIRRTLQALVVLLGVSLLTFVLSHVIPGGAARAALGPRALPPQIAQFNRVNGYNLPIWDQFYRYLRGLVLHVNLGYSYRNNQPVRALIGSRLPKTLLLVGISTVFALVVAIPLGILQVVRRNKPVDYLLTSISFLLYAMPAFLIGTLLIIYFAIDLPWLSVEAPQASTVAGILADPRGLVLPVLTLSAITIASFSRYMRSSMMDALTEDYIRTARAKGASPRRVLFLHALRNAMIPIITLLGLSIPTIFGGAVITETVYNYPGMGLLAFNAATQTDVPLLLGTTFVATVATVVGSFVADLLYAVVDPRVRYVAR; from the coding sequence TTGCGCGGGGAGCGCCCCGTCGAGAAGAGGTCCGTCACGCTCGCCTACATCATCAGAAGGACCCTGCAGGCGCTCGTCGTGCTGCTTGGCGTGAGCCTGCTGACCTTCGTCCTCTCGCACGTGATCCCCGGGGGGGCGGCGCGCGCCGCCCTCGGTCCGCGCGCCCTTCCGCCCCAGATCGCCCAGTTCAACCGGGTGAACGGCTACAACCTGCCGATCTGGGACCAGTTCTACCGCTACCTGCGCGGCCTCGTCCTGCACGTCAACCTCGGCTACTCGTACCGCAACAACCAGCCCGTGCGCGCGCTCATCGGCTCCCGCCTCCCGAAGACCCTCCTCCTCGTCGGGATCTCGACGGTCTTCGCCCTCGTCGTCGCGATCCCGCTCGGGATCCTGCAGGTCGTGCGGCGCAACAAGCCGGTCGACTACCTGCTCACGAGCATCTCGTTCCTGCTCTACGCGATGCCCGCCTTCCTCATCGGCACGCTGCTGATCATCTACTTCGCGATCGACCTCCCCTGGCTCTCGGTGGAGGCGCCGCAGGCGAGCACGGTGGCGGGGATCCTCGCCGACCCGCGCGGCCTCGTGCTCCCGGTGCTCACGCTCTCCGCGATCACCATCGCCTCGTTCAGCCGCTACATGCGCTCCTCGATGATGGACGCGCTCACCGAGGACTACATCCGCACCGCCCGCGCCAAGGGGGCGAGCCCGCGGCGGGTGCTCTTCCTCCACGCGCTGCGCAACGCGATGATCCCGATCATCACCCTCCTCGGCCTCTCGATCCCGACGATCTTCGGCGGCGCGGTGATCACCGAGACGGTCTACAACTATCCCGGCATGGGCCTCCTCGCCTTCAACGCTGCGACCCAGACCGACGTGCCGCTGCTTTTGGGCACGACCTTCGTCGCCACCGTCGCGACCGTCGTCGGCAGCTTCGTCGCCGACCTCCTCTACGCGGTGGTCGACCCGCGGGTGCGCTATGTCGCGCGCTGA
- a CDS encoding ABC transporter substrate-binding protein, whose amino-acid sequence MVGAKRRRTLISSGVTILATGCVALMLTACGAGAAQKPAASSGGVVNWAEQPQGTPNFIFPFMPINYFSVANISQFQYMMFRPLYFFGTGSQPTLNSSLSLASAPKYSNGNKTVTINMKTNYKWSNGEAVDAQDALFFFNMLKTDKSHWAAYAPGTIPDDIASITTPSKYKLVVNLTGSVNPYWFTYNELSQITPMPLAWDVTSTSAKAGSAACATSTYAALVVDAKGAPTNAAAKACDAVYTFLSSQSGYDPANPSAANNSLATYATNPLWQVVDGPWHLTAFSSTGAASFKPNAKYDGPIKAKISQFNELPFTSTSSEYSALLGGKLQYGYLPPEDVTKATKNPTKPAGNPPSLKGFQMNPVYVWGINYFPYNFNSSGDGGQAGKIFSQLYFRQAFQMLVDQPLFIDKFFKGYAVPTYGPVPVLPKNPFASSYEKSNPYPFSSSKAVKLLKDHGWKVVPGGVSTCSVAAKCGVPVGTKLSFTEQYVNQGPIAQEEANAEVSSWESAGIKVSLSTGTFNTVIGNAIPCKAGAASCTWELENWEGGWLYAPDYYPTGEEIFQTGAGSNVGNYDVPANDALIKATDFTSANLTNWENYITKNLPFVWQPNQAYDLYEISSKVHNATPINPLLNLTPETWTLSS is encoded by the coding sequence ATGGTGGGTGCCAAGAGGCGCCGCACGCTCATCTCATCCGGGGTGACGATCCTCGCGACCGGTTGTGTCGCGTTGATGCTCACCGCGTGTGGAGCGGGGGCGGCGCAGAAGCCGGCAGCGAGCTCGGGGGGCGTCGTCAACTGGGCCGAACAGCCCCAGGGGACGCCGAACTTCATCTTCCCGTTCATGCCGATCAACTACTTCAGCGTCGCGAACATCAGCCAGTTCCAGTACATGATGTTCCGCCCGCTCTACTTCTTCGGCACCGGCTCGCAGCCGACGCTCAACTCCTCGCTGTCGCTCGCGAGCGCGCCGAAGTACTCCAACGGGAACAAGACGGTCACCATCAACATGAAGACCAACTACAAATGGTCCAACGGTGAGGCCGTCGACGCGCAGGACGCGCTGTTCTTCTTCAACATGCTGAAGACGGACAAGTCGCACTGGGCGGCGTACGCGCCGGGGACCATCCCCGACGACATCGCCTCGATCACGACGCCGTCGAAGTACAAGCTGGTGGTCAACCTCACCGGCTCGGTGAACCCCTACTGGTTCACCTACAACGAGCTGAGCCAGATCACGCCGATGCCGCTCGCCTGGGACGTCACCTCGACGAGCGCCAAGGCCGGCTCCGCGGCCTGCGCCACCTCGACGTACGCGGCGCTCGTCGTCGACGCCAAGGGCGCGCCGACCAACGCCGCCGCGAAGGCCTGTGACGCGGTCTACACCTTCCTGTCGAGCCAGTCCGGCTACGACCCGGCCAACCCGAGCGCGGCGAACAACTCGCTCGCCACCTACGCGACGAACCCGCTCTGGCAGGTCGTCGACGGCCCGTGGCACCTCACCGCGTTCAGCTCGACCGGTGCCGCCTCGTTCAAGCCCAACGCGAAGTACGACGGGCCGATCAAGGCGAAGATCAGCCAGTTCAACGAGCTGCCCTTCACCTCCACGTCGTCTGAGTACTCCGCCCTGCTCGGCGGCAAGCTGCAGTACGGCTACCTGCCCCCCGAGGACGTGACCAAGGCGACGAAGAACCCGACCAAGCCGGCGGGCAACCCGCCCTCGCTGAAGGGTTTCCAGATGAACCCCGTCTACGTCTGGGGCATCAACTACTTCCCCTACAACTTCAACTCCTCCGGTGACGGCGGGCAGGCGGGCAAGATCTTCAGCCAGCTCTACTTCCGCCAGGCCTTCCAGATGCTGGTCGACCAGCCGCTGTTCATCGACAAGTTCTTCAAGGGCTACGCCGTGCCGACCTACGGCCCGGTGCCGGTCCTCCCGAAGAACCCCTTCGCCTCGAGCTACGAGAAGAGCAACCCCTACCCCTTCTCCTCGAGCAAGGCGGTGAAGCTGCTGAAGGACCACGGCTGGAAGGTCGTCCCCGGCGGCGTCTCGACCTGCAGCGTCGCCGCGAAGTGCGGCGTCCCGGTCGGAACCAAGCTCTCCTTCACCGAGCAGTACGTGAACCAGGGCCCGATCGCGCAGGAGGAGGCGAACGCCGAGGTCTCCTCGTGGGAGTCGGCCGGCATCAAGGTGAGCCTCAGCACCGGCACCTTCAACACCGTGATCGGCAACGCGATCCCCTGCAAGGCGGGGGCCGCCTCGTGCACCTGGGAGCTCGAGAACTGGGAGGGTGGCTGGCTCTACGCGCCGGACTACTACCCGACCGGTGAGGAGATCTTCCAGACCGGCGCCGGCTCGAACGTCGGGAACTACGACGTGCCGGCGAACGACGCGCTGATCAAGGCGACGGACTTCACCTCGGCCAACCTCACCAACTGGGAGAACTACATCACCAAGAACCTCCCCTTCGTGTGGCAGCCGAACCAGGCCTACGACCTCTACGAGATCTCGAGCAAGGTCCACAACGCCACGCCGATCAATCCGCTGCTCAACCTCACGCCGGAGACCTGGACGCTCTCCAGCTGA
- the pyrF gene encoding orotidine-5'-phosphate decarboxylase — protein sequence MATEPTAAKPPPPAFPHRERLALALDVESLERAVELAAALAPYLGVAKVGLELYSAAGPAAVEALRELGLSVFVDLKLHDIPTTVERAAAVLGSLGVAYATVHTAGGAPMCAAAAAGLAAGAARAGLPAPVGLGVTVLTSEAAASPELLTARAALAAAAGLRGLVCGAPDLPAVRAAAPGLLTVVPGTRPPGAALDDQARTATPAEALAAGADLLVIGRAVTHAPDPVAAALTLHEHLATAATW from the coding sequence ATGGCGACTGAACCCACGGCCGCGAAGCCACCGCCGCCGGCCTTCCCGCACCGCGAGCGCCTCGCCCTCGCCCTCGACGTCGAGTCCCTCGAGCGCGCCGTCGAGCTCGCCGCCGCGCTCGCCCCCTACCTCGGCGTCGCGAAGGTCGGCCTCGAGCTCTACAGCGCGGCCGGCCCCGCCGCCGTCGAGGCTTTGCGCGAGCTCGGCCTCTCGGTCTTTGTCGACCTGAAGCTGCACGACATCCCGACGACCGTCGAGCGCGCCGCCGCGGTCCTCGGTTCCCTCGGCGTCGCCTACGCCACCGTCCACACCGCCGGGGGGGCGCCGATGTGCGCGGCGGCCGCGGCCGGCCTCGCGGCGGGTGCCGCGCGCGCCGGCCTGCCGGCGCCGGTCGGCCTCGGCGTCACCGTCCTCACGAGCGAGGCCGCCGCCTCCCCCGAGCTGCTCACGGCGCGCGCCGCCCTCGCCGCCGCGGCCGGCCTGCGCGGCCTCGTCTGCGGCGCGCCCGACCTCCCCGCCGTGCGCGCCGCGGCGCCCGGCCTCCTCACCGTCGTCCCCGGCACCCGCCCGCCCGGCGCCGCCCTCGACGACCAGGCCCGCACCGCCACCCCCGCCGAGGCGCTCGCGGCCGGCGCCGACCTCCTCGTCATCGGGCGGGCGGTCACGCACGCGCCGGACCCGGTGGCGGCCGCGTTGACGCTCCATGAACATCTCGCGACCGCCGCGACATGGTGA
- a CDS encoding dihydroorotate dehydrogenase has protein sequence MRATKVGSLLLKNAVMTAAGTAGHGAELGDYLDLSALGAHVVKSLAPYPWDGNPSPRVAPVPGGMLNSVGLQGPGVAAWLEEELPSLEASGAAVVASIWGRRVEDYAEAAGALAAAPACVVAVEVNVSCPNVEDRLRMFAHSPSATAEVVAATAGCRRPRWAKLSPNVTDITEIAAAALSAGAEAVTLTNTLIGLDLDLERRRPVLGAGGGGLSGPPLRPVALRAVYDTRAALPEAAIIGVGGVSSGADALKFLLAGANAVQVGTATLAEPRAAARVLAELEGLLDRAGVESIDELIGAAHGD, from the coding sequence GTGAGGGCGACCAAGGTCGGCTCGCTGCTGTTGAAGAACGCGGTGATGACCGCCGCCGGCACCGCCGGCCACGGCGCCGAGCTCGGCGACTACCTCGACCTCTCGGCCCTCGGCGCGCACGTGGTGAAGTCCCTCGCCCCCTATCCCTGGGACGGCAACCCCTCCCCCCGCGTCGCGCCGGTGCCGGGGGGGATGCTGAACAGCGTCGGGCTGCAGGGCCCGGGGGTCGCCGCCTGGCTGGAGGAGGAGCTGCCCTCCCTCGAGGCGAGCGGCGCGGCGGTCGTCGCGAGCATCTGGGGGCGACGCGTCGAGGACTACGCCGAGGCCGCCGGGGCCCTCGCCGCGGCGCCGGCCTGCGTGGTCGCGGTCGAGGTCAACGTCTCCTGCCCGAACGTCGAGGACCGGCTGAGGATGTTCGCCCACTCGCCCTCGGCGACGGCGGAGGTGGTGGCCGCCACCGCGGGCTGTCGCCGTCCCCGCTGGGCGAAGCTCTCCCCGAACGTCACCGACATCACCGAGATCGCCGCCGCCGCCCTCTCCGCCGGGGCGGAGGCGGTGACGCTCACCAACACCCTGATCGGCCTCGACCTCGACCTCGAGCGCCGCCGCCCCGTGCTCGGGGCGGGCGGGGGCGGCCTCTCCGGGCCGCCACTCCGCCCGGTCGCGCTGCGCGCCGTCTATGACACGCGCGCCGCCCTCCCGGAGGCGGCGATCATCGGGGTGGGGGGCGTCTCGAGCGGCGCCGACGCGCTGAAGTTCCTGCTCGCCGGGGCGAACGCGGTGCAGGTGGGCACCGCGACCCTCGCCGAGCCGCGCGCCGCAGCGCGGGTCCTCGCCGAGCTCGAGGGGCTCCTCGACCGCGCTGGGGTGGAGAGCATCGACGAGCTGATCGGAGCGGCCCATGGCGACTGA